In the Pontibacillus sp. HMF3514 genome, GACATTTCCTCCTTCAATATCTATATGAGTTCGTTTTTTATGAGTAGTTCTTGTCCTTAAATCGTATATTTTTAGATGTCTAGCTCCAGCGCCCAGAAACGAATGGACTTGGGCAAAGTACCACGGCAACTAAGCTTCTGTCTTCGCCTACCGGCTTGCCAATCATCAAGTTTGGTTAATCTCACTACGGGCTCAGTCCAGTCCCTTCGTTGCTAAACGGGCGCTTGCGCTTTTCTTTTTTCACACATTCCTCCATGGGTGAATACCCTAACGATAAGGAGGTTGTTCGCATGAAAAAAGGGAGAAAGAATCAAAATACGAATTATCACCATATGTATTCCTTATGTAATAAACATATGAATCAATATGTCCTTGCCCAAACGGTAGATGGCCAAAACATTGATGGCATTGTAACTGGGGTAGATGGTGATTACCTTTACTTAGCTGTCCCTCTAACGGATGAAGAGCGAAAACAACAAGAGCAGCAACAATCCCAAACGAGAGATACAGATGAACGCCAATATGGATACGGTTATGCGCCAGGCGGATATGGCGGATATGGAGCTTATGGCGGTTATGGATATGGCGCACCATACGGATATGGTTATGCTCCACCAAACCGATTCAGACGTCTTATCTTACCACTTGCAGCACTCGTTGCCATCAGCGCATTACCGTGGTACTAAATCCTTCCACCCGTATAATTCTACACCACTGAGTCAAACTAGACCTATATCCTATACCAAAAAGGAGTATGAGATATGGGACAGAGACATCAGTTTAAGCATGGCGACAAAGCACCAAATAACGGAGTGTATGTAGAAATTGGAGAAACAGGAAGTATGGTTAAAGGGCCAAAGCAAATTCACTTAAATGCAGGCCAAAGCTTTCCGTCAAACTCCAATAAAGACCGTGTTTGGACATACAAACGTAAGCCTTGATTTTCTCATAATAAAAGCATCCATCACAGTAGGATGCATGCTCAAGAGTCAAAAAAATCCTCCTTCCTCAAATGGAAGGAGGATCTTTTATTCGGCTTCTTCTTTTAGAGCCCCTTCACCTAAAGCAACAACGGCTAGTACAAATGCAATCGTAGATACGATAACAGCCGACCATGTAAAGGAACCACCTTGCATGGAGCTAACTACATATGTAACCATGCTGCTTAGTAAAAAACTCCAAATAATAGTCCATAACAAACGCATATCGATCTCACCTCTGTTTCGACATTCTGATTTAA is a window encoding:
- a CDS encoding YjzD family protein; this encodes MRLLWTIIWSFLLSSMVTYVVSSMQGGSFTWSAVIVSTIAFVLAVVALGEGALKEEAE
- a CDS encoding YjzC family protein, which encodes MGQRHQFKHGDKAPNNGVYVEIGETGSMVKGPKQIHLNAGQSFPSNSNKDRVWTYKRKP